In the Sarcophilus harrisii chromosome 3, mSarHar1.11, whole genome shotgun sequence genome, one interval contains:
- the LOC100933658 gene encoding vomeronasal type-1 receptor 3-like → MLTHLSFRLLSLFGRQNVDVTFPKHSQNISTSVSEEILFLNLVLGIVSFIQTAAGTLGNSFLLCLYTITFLNGNRLRSIDTIFFYLALANSIVLISKGVPQTMVCLGLKSFLDKVGCKFIHFLHRVARNVSLTITCFLSGFQIIIISPFTFSIWSNFKTQASNYITPFCLLCWILHILINVYTFVNMQKFTDKNNNTRIWNIGFCSQFAPPSLKVSLFVILFSIPDFLCVGFMVIASGYLVLLLQRHHNQVQHIHSSSHLARRSPETKATYTILVLVSTYVSFYSANSVLSFYLFIFDKYYVSLIPTSSFLAACFPAISPFVLISSDSHILQLFYSLWKKKRSQHSFPGCSLD, encoded by the exons ATGTTGACCCACCTGTCCTTCAGACTCTTGTCCCtgtttgggcgccaaaatgttgaTGTTACTTTTCCAAAAcatagccag AACATTTCTACTTCAGTCAGTGAGGaaattcttttccttaatttAGTTCTAGGTATTGTCTCCTTCATCCAGACAGCAGCTGGTACCCTGGGAAACTCCTTTCTCCTTTGTCTTTATACCATCACTTTCCTTAATGGCAACAGGCTGCGGTCCATAGACACCATTTTCTTCTACTTGGCTTTGGCCAACTCCATTGTGCTTATTTCCAAGGGAGTCCCTCAGACAATGGTTTGTTTGGGGCTGAAAAGTTTCTTGGATAAAGTTGGCTgtaaattcattcatttcctcCACCGAGTTGCCCGTAATGTTTCTCTCACTATCACTTGCTTTCTGAGTGGGTTTCAGATTATCATCATCAGTCCCTtcaccttttccatttggtcaaacTTCAAAACTCAAGCCTCAAATTACATTACACCTTTCTGCCTTTTGTGCTGGATCCTACACATTCTAATAAATGTCTATACATTCGTAAATATGCAGAAGTTTACAGACAAAAATAACAACACGAGGATTTGGAATATTGGATTCTGTTCACAGTTTGCTCCACCATCACTCAAAGTCTCTCTGTTTGTAATTTTGTTCTCTATTCCTGATTTCCTGTGTGTGGGATTTATGGTCATAGCCAGCGGCTATCTGGTGCTTCTCCTGCAAAGACACCATAACCAAGTCCAGCATATTCACAGCTCCAGCCATTTGGCAAGAAGGTCTCCTGAGACTAAAGCCACCTACACCATTTTGGTGTTGGTGAGTACCTATGTCTCCTTCTACTCAGCCaattctgttttgtctttttacctctttatttttgataaatattatgTGTCATTGATTCCCACATCATCTTTCTTGGCTGCATGTTTCCCAGCCATCAGTCCTTTTGTGCTTATCAGTTCTGATTCCCATATTCTCCAGCTTTTCTACTccctctggaaaaagaaaagatcccaACATTCTTTTCCTGGATGTTCTCTTGACTAA